Within the Acuticoccus sediminis genome, the region TTGGCGTACTCGTCGCCGTCCAGCTTGTCGCGAGACATCTGCAGCTCGCGCAGCTTCGTCAGCGTCGGGTCGATCTCGCGGCGCTTGCGCTCCTCGACGAGGGTCCGCACGATCTCCCAGAGGTCCGTCGGGGTGGTGAAGTATTCGCGCCGGTCGCCGGGGAAGTGCTTGAGGCGGACGATCTTCCAGGCCTGCAGCTCCTTGAGGCCCATGGAGACGTTGGAGCGCGAGAATCCGAGGCTCTCGGCGATCTGCTCGGCGTTGAGCGGGTGCTCGTTGACGAAGAGCAGCGCGTAGATCTGGCCGACCGTGCGGTTGATCCCCCACCGCGACCCCATCTCGCCAAAGTGGAGGACGAACTCCTCCTGCAGCGGTGGCAGATTCACGGCGGCTCCATTGTCATGCGGCGTCCCGTGCCGCGTCCTCGCCCGGTGCGGGCGCCGGTCGCGCCGCCCGCAACACTCCAGATTGGCAGTGTCGCCCTTTCCGCGTCGCGGACGAAGTCCGGGATTTTGGAAAACGCTCTTGCAGATAAGGTGCACTTGACGCCGACCACAATCCCAAAAGAGGGATCGTGAGCCGGCCAACTGTTAATCAAGATCGATCGGCGGGGCCAGAACGTCCGTCCGCCGTCCCCGGTGCGGTCCCGCGCCGGCGACCGGAGAGCGGCCCGGGCCGCGTCAGTTCGTGTAGAACGAGGTCACTGTATCCTGCGCGACCTGCCGGAGGAAGGCGGCCGTGTCCGGGTCGACGCGGCCGAAATAGTCGTACGTCAGGTCGACCGGGGACCTGCCGTAGACGCTCGCATAGACCGTCGCCGCGGCGAGGTAGGTGCCGGCGAGCGTCGGGTGCGAGTGGTCGTAGTCCTGCTGCAGCTCGAGGTCGGGACGGCGGCGTCGCGCCTCCTCGAAGGCGAGGCCGACGGGGATCACGAGGGCGTCCGCCCGGGCGCCCGCCTCGTTGTAGAGCGCGCGGATCTTCTCGATGTTGTCCGGGTCGTACTGCTTGTGACCCTCGTCGTAGGCGTGGGTCATGTAGAGCGCCGGAGTCGCGCCGGCGGCCTTGATCTTCGCGGCCGCCGCGTCGACCGCCTCGTCGAAGGCCGCGGTGCGCTTCTCGCTGAGGGCAGCGGCGCTGTGGCCCTGGAGGATCACGAGGTCGAACGGCCGGTCCGCGCCGACGTTTCCGCTCTCGAGGTAGTGGTCAATCGGATGGTAGCCGAGCGAGCCGCCCGAGATGGTGATCGACACGTACTTCAGGTCGCCCATCGGCACGCCGAGCCCTTCGGCCACCATGCGGCGGACGTGATTGTGCAGACTGTCGTTGTAGTAAAAGTAGCTGTTGCCGATGAGCAGGACGTCGTCCGGCGCGTCGATGCCGAGCGACGCCGCGCTCTGCTGTGCGATGGCCGGCCCGCCGAGCAGCGGGGCGGCCAGGAGAATCGCAGGCAAGATCCGTTTCATGGGCCGTTCCTCCAGCGTCTTCTTATGTTGTGCGACGATGGTGGACCGGATTGCAGCGGATGGCGAGCGGAGATTTACCAAAACCCCCGCCCAACCTGACGTTACTTGTAGCCGACCTCGTTGTAGATCTTCTGCGCCGCGCTGCTCGCCGCGGCGACCTTGCCGATGTCGACCGTGTCCGGGGTGAACTCGCCCATGGACGCGACCGCCTCGGACGCCGGGACGCCCTCGAGCACCGGGAACTCGTTGTTGTCGGACGCAAGCAGGCCCTGCGCCTCGGGCGTCAGGGTGAACTCGATCAGCTTGCGGGCGGCCTCCGGGTGCGGCGCATACTTCGCGACGCCGATGCCCGAGATGTTGATGTGCGTGCCGTTCGTCTCCTGGTTCGGCCAGACGATGCCGATGCCGTCGACGCCTTCGGTCAGCCCGGCCACCTCGCCCGAGAGGCCACGCGCGAAGTAGTAGTGGTTGGAGAGCGCGATGTCGCACTCGCCGGAGACCAGGCCGCGAAGCTGGTCGGTGTCGCCGCCCTCGGGGTCACGGGCGAGGTTGTTCTTCACGCCCTCGGCCCACGCGCGCGCCTTCTCCTCGCCCTCGTTGACGATGATCGAGGCGAGCAGCGACTGCATGTAGACGTTGGAGGAGGAGCGGGTGCAGATCAGGCCCTTGTACTTCGGGTCCGCGAGGTCGTCGTAGGTCTGCGGCGGATCGGTGACGTCGGCCTTGTCGTAGAAGATGATCCGCGCGCGGCGGGAGAAAGCCGTCCAGTCCTTGGTGTGGAGGTTCGCCGGCACCACCTCCTTCACGACGTCGACGTCGAGCGGCTGGAAGATGGCGGCGTCGTCGGCCCGGGCGAGACGGCCCACGTCCACGGTGATGAAGACGTCGGCGGCGCCGAGGTCGCCCTCGGAGCGGATGCGCTCGATCAGCACGTCGGCGTCGTCTTCGATGCGGTTCACCGTGATGCCGGTCTTCTCGGTGAAGGCGGCGAAGAAGGCGTCGTCCGTATCGTAGTGGCGTGAGGAGTAGACGTTCACCTCCTCGGCCAGGGCGGACGAGGCACCGAGGACGGTTCCGACAAGAAGGGTTGCAATCGTCAGTCTCTGCACTCTCAGGCTCCCTAGAATCGAGAGCCCGGGCCTAAGCTGCGCGCAATCTTTCGTCAATCCGACGCAAGCATCTCAACATTATAGCGAGTCAAAACTCGCATCAGATCAGAATAACTCTAAGCCGTAAGTCCGCACTAATACTCGCGTTCATAGTAGAGACCGATGGTCGACTCGTCCGTCATCGCCTCACCCCGCGCCTTTAAGCCGCGGGTGATGTCGATGCTGACGGTGACGCCGGAGGACTTCTCGCCCGCCCGGACGCCCACGTAGACGTTGTCGGCGATGTACCGGCCGGCCTGGACGGCGGTGCTGCCAGTCTCCGTGGTGATGATCTCCAGGTTGTCGAGACCGGAGAAGGCGCGAACCTGGTCGATGATCGACGGGCCGTTGCCGACGCCGGCGAGCTCGGCCACCGCGGCGGCGAGCTGGGCGAGCTGGAAGGGCGACAGGTCGTCGATCGACTGGCCGAAGATGAGCTGCGACAGCACCTCGTCCTGCGGCAGGTCCGGGACGGACTCGAAGCGCACCTGCGGGTCGTTCGCCGGACCGTCGACGATGACGCGCACGGTCACCTGATTGCGGCTCGTCTCGGCCACCAGGTAGATCTGCGGGTTGAGGTCGCCGAACAGCGTCACCCGGCCCTCGTCCAGCACGATGCGCTGGGTGAGGATGTTCATCTGGCCGCGGATGAGGTGGAACTCGCCGACGGGCTGGATGTCCGACACCGGACCGGTCACCCGCAGCTCGCCGCCGAGCTCGGCGTCGATGCCGCGGCCGCGCACGAAGATCCGGCGCGGCGCGCTGATGGTGACGTCCAGCGTGAAGCCGGATGCGTTTGAGCCGCCGTCGTCGTCGCTGTCGGTGAACGGGCCCGCGTGGGCGCGGCGCAGCGTCTCGAGCACCGGCGACGGCGTGTTGAAGTTGGACACCTCGAGCAGCGCGGCGGTGCCGGAGAGGCGCGTCGGCACGGTGATCTCGGCCCGGTCGATGTCGACGCGGCCCTCGACGCGCGGCCCGGTCAGCGGGCCCTTGATGCCGAGGTTGGCGCTCAGCGTCACGGCGACGAGCTGGCCGTCGGAATACCGCGCGTTGTTGGCGACGAAGGTCAGGTCGGCGGGGAAGCCCGCGCCGAGGCCGATGCTGCCGGTCACGCTGACCGTCCCGTCGCCGAGCGAGGCGGTGAGCCGGTCGACGACGATCCGGTTGCCGTCCATGCTGGCGACGAGCTGCCCGTTGTTGAGCACGAGGTTGCTCAGCGGGTCGCGCACGGTGAAGCCGGAGGAGCGCACGCTGCCGGAGACCGTGGGGTTGGAGAGAGATCCTCGCGCCCGCACGTCCGCCACCACGTCGCCGGAGAGCGACGAGCCGCGGGAGGCGAGGAAGTGATTGGCGAGCGACAGCGGCGCGTTCGCCCGCACCGCGACGTCGAGCCCGCCACCCGACAGCGGCACGAACCCGGACGCGGTGACGTTGAGCCCGCTGCCCTCCGCCCGCGCCGAGGAGATCGTGATGCCGCGTCCGCCGTATGAGCCGGCCGCGTTGACCGTCAGCACGCCGACGCCGGCGTCCTGCAGCGGCAGGGCGGAGATGCCGGTGCCCGACAGGTTGAAGTTCGCGGACGGGTTGCTGAGCGAGCCGGTGGCGGTCGCCGAGCCGGACAGGCGCCCGGTGAGGCCGAGGTTCGGCACGAAGCCGTTGGCGATCGCCACCGGCAGGTTGGAGAGGTCCACCGACAGGTTCAGCCGGCGGCCCACGGTGCCGCGCGCGTTGAGCGACCCGCCGCCGAGGTTCACCGCGGCGCGGTCGATCGTGACGGTCTGGTTGCGCATCGAGCCCGCGGCGTCGATGGAGCCCGGCCCCATCCCGGCGTCGCGCAGCGGCGCGGCCGAGACGGAGGGCGCGTTGATGGTGAAGCGCACCTGCGGGTTGGAGGGCGAGCCCTGCGCCGTCACTTCGCCCGAGAGCGCGCCCGCGACGCCGAGCTCGGGGGCGAAGCCGTTGGCGATCGCCAGCGGGATCTGGCTGAGCTTGACCGTCAGGTCCATTGCCCGCGCGCTGACGCTGCCGGTGGCGGACAGGGTGCCCTGCCCGAGGCGCGCCTCGGCAGTCGTCAGGGTCGCCGTCTCGTCCGCGTAGCGGCCGGCGACGGTGGCGTTGACGGCGCCGACGTTGGCGCCCTCGAGGAGCCGCGCCGAGGCCCGGTCGACATTGATCGAGAAGTCGGCCGCCGGGTCCTTCATCGAGCCCGACACATCCGCCCGGCCGGTCACCGTGCCGGAGAGGCCCAGCGACGGGTCGGCGGCGTTGGCGAGCGCCAGCGGCAGGCGGTCGACGTTGACGGTGATGTCGAGCGCGTCGCCGATGGTGCCGGCCGCGCGGATCGCGCCGCCGCCCACGGTCGTCTCGAAGGTCTGCAGCGTCGCCACCTTGTTGGCGTAGGAGCCCCGCGCCGTCGCGTTGAGCGGCTGGATCCCGCTGCTGCGAAGCTGCGCCACCGTCGCGCCGTTCACGTCAACGGCGAACTCGGCGGAGGGATTGTCGAGCGTGCCGGACGCGCTCACCCGGCCGGACAGGGTGCCGGAGGCGTCAAGGCTCGGGTCCACCGCCTCGGCGAGGGCGAGCGGCAGGTTGATGATCTCGGCGGTCACGTCGAGCTGCTGGCCGACCGAGCCGCTCGCGGTGATGCGGCCGCCGCCGATAGTGGTCTCGAACGTCTGCAGCACCGCCGTGCCGTTGGCGAAGGTGCCGACGGCGGTGGCGTTCAGCGGATCGAGCCGGGCGTCGCGCAGCGGCTTGGCGTTGGCGTCGACCACGCGCACGTCGAACTGGGCATTCGGCTCCTCGAGCGTGCCCGTCGCGGTCACGTTGCCCGAGAGGCTGCCGGACACTTCGAGCTCGGGACGCACCGCGTTGGCGAGCGCCAGAGGCAGGTCGCTGACATCGGCCTTGATGTCGAGCGTCTTGCCGACCGTGCCGGAGGCGTTGATCTCGCCGCCGCCCACGTTGGTGTGGAAGGTCTCGAGCGTCGCCACCTTGTCGATGTAGGAACCGCGCGCCGTCACCGTCAGCGGGTCGATGCCGCGCTCGGCGAGGATCGCGGCGGTGACACCGTTGGCCTCGATGTCGACCGTGGCGTTCGGCAGGGCGCGCGTGCCCGTCAGCGCGACCGTGCCGCTGACGACGCCGCCGACCTTCAGCTCGGGCTGGATGAGGTTGGCGATCCTGAGCGGCAGGTCCTCGATCGTGGCGTTGAGGTCCAGCTCGTTGCCGAGTTCGCCTTCGACCTGAACGGTGCCGTCGCCGATGTTCAGCACCGTGTTGCCGATGCTGATCGAGCGCTGGATACGGTTCACGCCGATCTCGGTCGGACCGCGCAGCTCGGCCTCGAAGTCGCCCTGCGCGAGGCGCAGCGTCGCGACGCGCGCGGAGAAGCCGTCGTCGGTGCGGCTGAGCGCGCCGGTGCCGGAGAGCTCGCCGGAGCCGAGGTCGGCGTCGAGCGCGAGGTTCGAGGTCTCGCCCTGGCGCTGCGCGGTAAGGTCGGCCGACACCACCTCGTAGCCCGCCACGTCCAGCTTGCGCAGGTTCGCCCGACCGTCGAGCGCCGGAATGCCGAAGACGTCGTCGACCACCATGTCGATGTCCGCCTCGGTGAGGCTGATCCCCGACGCCGTGACGTTGCGGGCCGCGCCGTCGAAGGCGACGACCTGGTGGCCGTCGGCGACCGACAGGGTGACGTCGGCCTTCAGGCTGCCCGTCGCGTCCTGGAGGGCGAGCGATGCGAGCCGCGAGAGGTCCGGGATGTCAACTTCGAGGTGACCGGCGAGGGTGCCGACGTTCTGGAAGGCGATGTCGCCCGCGAGCGTGGCCCCGGCGATGGCGGCGGAGAGGTCCTGCAGCGCGCGCGCGTCCGGCCCGGTCTCGAGCGTCGCGTTGACGCTGACCGGGCGCCCGTCGAGCGAGCCGGTGACGGCGAGCGTGCCGTCGAGGTCGAACGCGACCGTCTCGCTGCGCGTGTAGACGCCGTCGAAGTTCAGCGCGAGGTCGGAGAGCTTCTGGCCCGACAGGGTGATCTCGGTGCCGGTGACGCCGGCGTTGACGGCGGGACGGGCCGGATTGCCGGTCACGGCGAGCTGCGCCTGGATGCCGCCGGCCATCTCGCTGTTGACCAGCGAGAGGTCCTGCAGCGAGGCGTCGACCTTGAGGTCCGCCTCCGCGGCGGTGGCGCGGCCGTCGGCGCTGACGTTGAGCTGCGGGTTCTCGAGCCGGAAGGTGTCGAACACGAGTCCCGTGTCGGTGCGCGCCGCGCGGCCCGAGAGGCGCGTGCGCCCGTCGAGGAGCCCGTCCAGCGCCTCGCTGCCCGCCTTCACGTTGGTGGCGGTGCCGTCGAGGATGAGGTCGAACGTGCCGTCGAACCCGACGTTGCCGTCCGCCGCGATGTCGATGGCGCCGGCGAGGTCGCGCCCGGCGACGGCCGCGAAGGCGGAGATGTCGCCGGTCGCTAGGCGCATCCGCCCGTTGACGGAGTTGAGGATCGTCCCGGCGAACGAGGCCTCGACGGTGTCGGTCTGCAGCGACAGCGTCTCGACGGTGAGCGGCTCGCCGCTCGACCAGGAGCCCGCGGCCTCGAGGTCGAGCGCGGAGCCGAGCGCGTCGCTGACGCCCTCCTTGCCGGAATCCATGCCGGTCGCGTTGCCGGTCAGCTTGAACGTCACGGCCCGGCGCGCGGCGTCGCCGAGGTTCGTGGCGGTGCCGGTGGCCTGGATGGTCGCCTCGGGGGCGGAGAGGACCGAGGTGTCGAGCTCGTTGAGCGTGATCTCCGCGGAGAAGTCGTCCGACCCGCCGCCCAGCGAGGCGCGGATCACGGCCGAGCGGATCGTCGACGCGCCGCCGCCGCCGGGTAGCGCGATCTCGTCGCCGTCGGCCCGGCGGAGGTCGCCGTTGAGGGAGAGCGCGGTCGGCACGCCGTCCGCACCGACGTCGGCGGTGAAGTCTATCCGCGCCACGCCGGAGACGAGGCGCCCCTCCGACACGGTGATCGCCCCGTCCGGCGCCCGTGTCGCATCGATCTTGAGCTCGGAGCCGCCCTCCACGAACGAGCCGTAGACATCCGGCACGAGGACGCCGACGTTGCCCTTGATGTCGGCGATGAAGCGGAACCCTGCGTCGGTGTTGTCGATGGTGGTGGTGCCCGACAGCAGCGTCTCGCTGTTCGCCGCGAGAAGGATGTCGGCCTTGAACTCCGCCAGCGGGCCTTCGCCCTTGATCGTGAAGGAGAGCGGCGGACGGCCCTCGATGTCGAGGGCGTTGGCGATCACGCCGTCTTCCGGCTCGGAGATCTTGAAGTCGATCGCGAGGTTGCGGCTCGAATTGTCGAAGCTCGCGGCGAGGTTCAGGTCACCCGGCCGGTCGAGGCGCTTGATCGCGAGGTCGGTGTCGAGCGCACCGTCGGCCAGCGTGATGTTGCCGTCCACCGAAAGCGAGGCCGGCGGACCGATGATGCCCTCCGCGATGTCCACCTTCGGCACGGAGAGTTTGCGCAGGATGACCGAGACCGGGAGGCTCGGCACCTCGAACTGCTCCGCCCCGCTCTCGAGCGGCGTGTCGTTCTCCACCGGCAGCGGCGTGCGGGAGATGGTGATCGACTCGGCTTCCAGGAGATCGATGGAGAGCCGCCCGCGCAGCAGCGCGAGGCGCGACCAGATGAGGTGCGCGCCGTCGATGCGCAGCCACACGCCCTGACGGTCGGCGATGGTGATGTAGCCGATGCGCACGTCGGAGGAGAGCGCACCCTGGATCGGGCCGAGGTTGATGCGGCGGTCCGGCGTGGAGATCTGGCGTTCGATGAAACGGACGAAACGGCCCGACTCCTCGTCCTGCGCCAGCGCGTACTTGGTCGCGACGACGCCGATCGAGGCGAGGCCGAGCACCGCGAGGGCGATCAGGATCCTCTTCATCGTTCACTCCCATCAGAACGCCGCCGCTGCGGCGTCGATTTCGTTGCACCGAACGGGCGCATCCCCAGCCTCAGAACGCCTGGCCGAGGCCGATGTAGAAGGCGACGTTCGGGTCGCCGTCGTAGGGGTCGAGCGGCACCGCGACGTCGAAGCGCAGCGGGCCGAGGCCGGTGTAGTAGCGCAAACCCAGACCCACCGAGGTCTTGAGCGGCACGTCGAAGTCCGGATATTCGCTGTCGAAGGCGTTGCCGAAGTCGAAGAACGGCACGACGCCGATCGTGTCGGTCACCTTCACGCGCGCCTCGAGCGAGCCGACCAGGTAGCTGCGGCCGCCGTGCACCTCGTCGGTGACCGGGTCCACCGGGCCGACGCCGCGATAGGGATAGCCGCGGATGGAGCCGCCGCCGCCGGCGAAGAACATCTTGTTCGCCGGCACTTCCTGCAGCGGCGCGCCGACGATGGAGCCGACGACGCCGCGCGCGGCGAGCACCACGCGGTCCTTGGCGAAGCCGTAGTAGACGCGCCCGTCGATCTGCGAGATCGCCCCGATGTTGCCGTTCACCGCCTCGTAGAAGGGCTCGAACGAGCCGATCAGGTGGTAGCCCTTGGTCGGGTTGTACTGGTTGTTGGAGCCGTCGTAGTCGACCGACAGCGGCAGGGAGGCGAACAGGAAGTCGCCGTCGCCGTAGTCGGTCTGGTCGATCGTGGAGGCCTCGAACGAGGCGTAGCCGGCGAGCGTGATCTTCGTCGTCGGTCGGTGCATGAAGCCCATGCGGCCGCCGACGGCCCGCGCCCGGTAGGTGTCGGGGGAATCCTGCTCGGCGTAGATCTTCGCCAGGAAGTCCGTGTACGGCGTGAAGACGCCCGGCTTCAGGAAATTGGCTTCGAGCTTGTAGTTGTAGGAGTCCGGGTCGTCGGCGTCCACGCCGCCGATCGACGCGTTCAGCTCCAGCTGCTCGGCGCGGCCGAAGAGGTTGCGATGCCGCCAGTAGGCTTCGGCGCCGGCGCCGTCGAGGGTCGAGTAGTTCACGCCGCCGCCGATGACGCGCAGCGGCCGCTCCGCGACCTCGATCCCCATGTCGAGGGTGCCGTCGGGGTTGATGGTCTCCCCTTCGACGATCCGGGCGGCCTTGAACACGCCGAGGCGGCGAAGCTGGTCGCGCGCGCGCTCGACGGCGTCCGGATCGAACCGCTCGCCATACTTGAGGCCGGCGTACCAGGCGACGAATTCCGGATCCATCCGCGCGGTGCCGGAGACGCTGGTGGTCCCGAAGACCGCCGGCCGGCCTGGCGCGACGTCGATCATGACGCCGAGCTGGTCCGTCTCGTGGTAGGCCGATGCGGTCCGGCGGGCGATCTGCGCCTTCGGGTAGCCGAGCTCGCGCCAGCCGCCGACGAGCGCCGCCTCGCCGGCGATGATCTTGTTCGCGTTCGCGACCCCGCCGGGGACGAGGCCCAGCTCCTCGAGGCTCGGCGGCACCGTCTCGTCGTTCGGGATCTCGCCGGGGCGGTTCTTCACGTCGACCTCGCCGAACGTGAACACCGGGCCGGGGTCGACCGTGACGACGACGTCGGCGGTGTCGCCGAACTCGGTGTCGATCGGCGTGCTGGAGACCTCGCGGCCGTCGACCTTGATGGAGATCGTCGGCCCGTAGCGGGCATTGTCGTAGAGCGCGGCGAGGATGCGCTGGTAGTCGGTGTTGGCACGCGACAGCAGGGCGGCCGAACCCGGGCTCGGCTCGCCCTTCTCCTCCTCCAGCACCGAGGCGCGCTCGACGCTCTTGAGCAGGTCGCTCTCGCCGCCGACGACGTCGAACTGGACGTTGTACGTGACGGAGCCTTCCGGCGGCGGCGGAGGCGGGCCTTCGAAGAAGCGGAAACCGAACAGCTCGAACGCCTGCGCCGCTCCCGGCGTCAGGCCGACGACGAGCGCGAGCGCCCCCGCTCTCCAGGTCTGGCCGATCGAAAGACGCACGTTCTCCACCCTTGCTCCGCAGTTCAATAGGCTTGGAAGAGCCTGGGCTGACAAGACGATCGGGTGTTACGGGCGCGCCTTGAGGTAGTCCTGCGCCATATCAGCAACACTGCGACAAGCTGAATCTGGAAGAGCTTAACGCTTCATTCGCCGACCGTTGCTGAACTGTCTTGCATCCGACGGATAGCGTTATTGCTTTTGATATGAAATGTAAGGGCGTTCTCGAGCGTTGGAGGCGTTGCGATGAGTGCGGCGATTCTGCAGTTTCTGGGCCTGTGGGCGTTGACCTACGCCCTGGTCTTCGGAACCTATCTCGGCTTCGGCTGGGCCTTCACCGCGTGGTCCCAGCGCCATCCCGAGCGCAAGATCCAGCCCAAGCGCGACGGGCAGAAGCGCCGCGCCAAGGAAATCCGCGCCTCGGCGCGGTCGCTGGTCGTCACCTGCGGCTGCTTCGCCGGCGGCCTCTTCTGCATGCTGAAGGGCTGGACGCTGTTCGACCCGTGGCCGCTCACGTGGTGGTCGGCGCCGCTGATGTTCGTCGCGTCGGTCATCTTCTATGATGGCTGGTTCTACGTCGTGCACCGCCTCGGCCACACCGGGCCGTTCATGAAGTACCACGTGCTGCACCACCAGTCGGTCGCGCCGACGGTGTGGAGCAACTACTCCGACACCTTCTTCGACGCCTTCACCCAGCAGGGCTACTTCCTGATCGTGCCGCTGATCGTGCCGTTCGGCTGGCCGATCTTCGTGGCGCACCGGATCTTCGACCACTTCAACGGCATGATCGGCCACTCGGGCTTCGAGTTCGCGGCGGGGCCGTCCTCGCGCACGCCGTGGCCGCTCGCGTCGGTGACGTTCCACGACATGCATCACTCGACGTTCAATTATAACTACGCGAACCATTTCTCCTTCTGGGACCGGGTGTTCGGCACGATCCATCCGGAGTACGATCACCGCTGCGCCGAAATGGAGGAGAAGATCGCGTCGGCCGGCAAGTCCGGCGGCTCACAGACCCCGCTGCCCACGTCCTGAGCGCAAGCCGCGGCGTCGTAGGCGCCGCGCGCATCCTCCACCGGGGCACGTCCTGGCGCCTGACCGGACCGCGCGACCGCGCCGTGCTGGACAGGCGTTCGGCGTTGGGCAGAGACTGAAGGCGCCACATGCGGCCGCGATGCGCCGCGGCGTGGCCTGGACTGCGCCGGCGAGACCTGGCCTCGTCATGCACTGCAACATGAACCGACTCTCACGAGCCGCACGGACACGCTCATGAACATACAGATCGCCCCCAACGACATCAGCCACGTGATCGAGGCCGACAAGGCCAACGTGTGGCACCACCTGATGCAGCACGCCGCGTTCGAGACGGTGGACCCGCGCATCATCGTGGAAGGCAAGGGCCTGCGTGTC harbors:
- a CDS encoding GbsR/MarR family transcriptional regulator, which gives rise to MNLPPLQEEFVLHFGEMGSRWGINRTVGQIYALLFVNEHPLNAEQIAESLGFSRSNVSMGLKELQAWKIVRLKHFPGDRREYFTTPTDLWEIVRTLVEERKRREIDPTLTKLRELQMSRDKLDGDEYANHRIEELTQLIELLTGWYDDINGLETDRLIQLLSLGARVTDLMNKAGNVLPLRRRKGAAAEKDGGTT
- a CDS encoding DUF4886 domain-containing protein, encoding MKRILPAILLAAPLLGGPAIAQQSAASLGIDAPDDVLLIGNSYFYYNDSLHNHVRRMVAEGLGVPMGDLKYVSITISGGSLGYHPIDHYLESGNVGADRPFDLVILQGHSAAALSEKRTAAFDEAVDAAAAKIKAAGATPALYMTHAYDEGHKQYDPDNIEKIRALYNEAGARADALVIPVGLAFEEARRRRPDLELQQDYDHSHPTLAGTYLAAATVYASVYGRSPVDLTYDYFGRVDPDTAAFLRQVAQDTVTSFYTN
- a CDS encoding extracellular solute-binding protein, coding for MQRLTIATLLVGTVLGASSALAEEVNVYSSRHYDTDDAFFAAFTEKTGITVNRIEDDADVLIERIRSEGDLGAADVFITVDVGRLARADDAAIFQPLDVDVVKEVVPANLHTKDWTAFSRRARIIFYDKADVTDPPQTYDDLADPKYKGLICTRSSSNVYMQSLLASIIVNEGEEKARAWAEGVKNNLARDPEGGDTDQLRGLVSGECDIALSNHYYFARGLSGEVAGLTEGVDGIGIVWPNQETNGTHINISGIGVAKYAPHPEAARKLIEFTLTPEAQGLLASDNNEFPVLEGVPASEAVASMGEFTPDTVDIGKVAAASSAAQKIYNEVGYK
- a CDS encoding translocation/assembly module TamB domain-containing protein yields the protein MKRILIALAVLGLASIGVVATKYALAQDEESGRFVRFIERQISTPDRRINLGPIQGALSSDVRIGYITIADRQGVWLRIDGAHLIWSRLALLRGRLSIDLLEAESITISRTPLPVENDTPLESGAEQFEVPSLPVSVILRKLSVPKVDIAEGIIGPPASLSVDGNITLADGALDTDLAIKRLDRPGDLNLAASFDNSSRNLAIDFKISEPEDGVIANALDIEGRPPLSFTIKGEGPLAEFKADILLAANSETLLSGTTTIDNTDAGFRFIADIKGNVGVLVPDVYGSFVEGGSELKIDATRAPDGAITVSEGRLVSGVARIDFTADVGADGVPTALSLNGDLRRADGDEIALPGGGGASTIRSAVIRASLGGGSDDFSAEITLNELDTSVLSAPEATIQATGTATNLGDAARRAVTFKLTGNATGMDSGKEGVSDALGSALDLEAAGSWSSGEPLTVETLSLQTDTVEASFAGTILNSVNGRMRLATGDISAFAAVAGRDLAGAIDIAADGNVGFDGTFDLILDGTATNVKAGSEALDGLLDGRTRLSGRAARTDTGLVFDTFRLENPQLNVSADGRATAAEADLKVDASLQDLSLVNSEMAGGIQAQLAVTGNPARPAVNAGVTGTEITLSGQKLSDLALNFDGVYTRSETVAFDLDGTLAVTGSLDGRPVSVNATLETGPDARALQDLSAAIAGATLAGDIAFQNVGTLAGHLEVDIPDLSRLASLALQDATGSLKADVTLSVADGHQVVAFDGAARNVTASGISLTEADIDMVVDDVFGIPALDGRANLRKLDVAGYEVVSADLTAQRQGETSNLALDADLGSGELSGTGALSRTDDGFSARVATLRLAQGDFEAELRGPTEIGVNRIQRSISIGNTVLNIGDGTVQVEGELGNELDLNATIEDLPLRIANLIQPELKVGGVVSGTVALTGTRALPNATVDIEANGVTAAILAERGIDPLTVTARGSYIDKVATLETFHTNVGGGEINASGTVGKTLDIKADVSDLPLALANAVRPELEVSGSLSGNVTATGTLEEPNAQFDVRVVDANAKPLRDARLDPLNATAVGTFANGTAVLQTFETTIGGGRITASGSVGQQLDVTAEIINLPLALAEAVDPSLDASGTLSGRVSASGTLDNPSAEFAVDVNGATVAQLRSSGIQPLNATARGSYANKVATLQTFETTVGGGAIRAAGTIGDALDITVNVDRLPLALANAADPSLGLSGTVTGRADVSGSMKDPAADFSINVDRASARLLEGANVGAVNATVAGRYADETATLTTAEARLGQGTLSATGSVSARAMDLTVKLSQIPLAIANGFAPELGVAGALSGEVTAQGSPSNPQVRFTINAPSVSAAPLRDAGMGPGSIDAAGSMRNQTVTIDRAAVNLGGGSLNARGTVGRRLNLSVDLSNLPVAIANGFVPNLGLTGRLSGSATATGSLSNPSANFNLSGTGISALPLQDAGVGVLTVNAAGSYGGRGITISSARAEGSGLNVTASGFVPLSGGGLDVAVRANAPLSLANHFLASRGSSLSGDVVADVRARGSLSNPTVSGSVRSSGFTVRDPLSNLVLNNGQLVASMDGNRIVVDRLTASLGDGTVSVTGSIGLGAGFPADLTFVANNARYSDGQLVAVTLSANLGIKGPLTGPRVEGRVDIDRAEITVPTRLSGTAALLEVSNFNTPSPVLETLRRAHAGPFTDSDDDGGSNASGFTLDVTISAPRRIFVRGRGIDAELGGELRVTGPVSDIQPVGEFHLIRGQMNILTQRIVLDEGRVTLFGDLNPQIYLVAETSRNQVTVRVIVDGPANDPQVRFESVPDLPQDEVLSQLIFGQSIDDLSPFQLAQLAAAVAELAGVGNGPSIIDQVRAFSGLDNLEIITTETGSTAVQAGRYIADNVYVGVRAGEKSSGVTVSIDITRGLKARGEAMTDESTIGLYYEREY
- a CDS encoding autotransporter assembly complex protein TamA; amino-acid sequence: MRLSIGQTWRAGALALVVGLTPGAAQAFELFGFRFFEGPPPPPPEGSVTYNVQFDVVGGESDLLKSVERASVLEEEKGEPSPGSAALLSRANTDYQRILAALYDNARYGPTISIKVDGREVSSTPIDTEFGDTADVVVTVDPGPVFTFGEVDVKNRPGEIPNDETVPPSLEELGLVPGGVANANKIIAGEAALVGGWRELGYPKAQIARRTASAYHETDQLGVMIDVAPGRPAVFGTTSVSGTARMDPEFVAWYAGLKYGERFDPDAVERARDQLRRLGVFKAARIVEGETINPDGTLDMGIEVAERPLRVIGGGVNYSTLDGAGAEAYWRHRNLFGRAEQLELNASIGGVDADDPDSYNYKLEANFLKPGVFTPYTDFLAKIYAEQDSPDTYRARAVGGRMGFMHRPTTKITLAGYASFEASTIDQTDYGDGDFLFASLPLSVDYDGSNNQYNPTKGYHLIGSFEPFYEAVNGNIGAISQIDGRVYYGFAKDRVVLAARGVVGSIVGAPLQEVPANKMFFAGGGGSIRGYPYRGVGPVDPVTDEVHGGRSYLVGSLEARVKVTDTIGVVPFFDFGNAFDSEYPDFDVPLKTSVGLGLRYYTGLGPLRFDVAVPLDPYDGDPNVAFYIGLGQAF
- a CDS encoding sterol desaturase family protein, with amino-acid sequence MSAAILQFLGLWALTYALVFGTYLGFGWAFTAWSQRHPERKIQPKRDGQKRRAKEIRASARSLVVTCGCFAGGLFCMLKGWTLFDPWPLTWWSAPLMFVASVIFYDGWFYVVHRLGHTGPFMKYHVLHHQSVAPTVWSNYSDTFFDAFTQQGYFLIVPLIVPFGWPIFVAHRIFDHFNGMIGHSGFEFAAGPSSRTPWPLASVTFHDMHHSTFNYNYANHFSFWDRVFGTIHPEYDHRCAEMEEKIASAGKSGGSQTPLPTS